In Haliotis asinina isolate JCU_RB_2024 chromosome 15, JCU_Hal_asi_v2, whole genome shotgun sequence, one DNA window encodes the following:
- the LOC137265555 gene encoding leucine-rich repeat-containing protein 27-like isoform X1 gives MTNLQKSAESDQMSESGAESPCSELQQLDIDLESRDDSPSVRALAKTRQQEEEVLQIIRQVEALGANTLDLSNKGLLHLPEEVLELKGLEYLYLEGNELAYLPEDFFSCLTNLKWLDLRRNYLSRLPSSSIGKHQHLRNLLLEGNNLRTLPLELGFVSTLNGLNITNNPLEFPPLEVLEKGTVEVLRFLTEMLEAKSAKFTNGDSILLSKEDSSSDDEWDGSLGEIARMRQRARSKHHHKSAGSNPDIGGLVPHSAELHRPVSYTEMKQQHLEKLKKVGASGKLERRKSGSSVMSWKVNQYPEPPVPEYVDLRMAEERKAAKIRELKEKQDAILQRRKDEQMLKDWREETKKLKQKKYFESLQKGTKDFMDPATQAPYGFDKEQLKMMSNEERIKQDVKTAHERIRRAISPATRQRVEEEKAARIRELEKRIKDHTSNMVDRRKRPKGTPQEEMEAAKRELAVVKALQKDLMNRYQELKLWTSADAVSHDKGECSLLGLVDGGLTHIILYWIFIM, from the exons ATGACTAATTTGCAGAAGAGCGCCGAATCAGACCAAATGTCTGAATCGGGTGCTGAATCACCGTGTAGTGAACTTCAACAACTTGACATAGATCTGGAGTCGAGGGATGATTCTCCGAGTGTTCGAGCACTTGCCAAAACGCGACAACAAGAGGAGGAAGTGCTACAGATTATAAGACAAGTAGAAGCTCTCGGTGCTAACACTTTAGATCTGAGCAACAAGGGACTTTTGCATCTACCTGAGGAAGTATTAGAACTGAAAGGCCTGGAG TACCTGTACCTAGAAGGTAACGAATTAGCCTATCTCCCTGAAGACTTCTTCAGTTGCCTGACAAACCTGAAATGGCTGGACCTCAGACGGAACTATCTCTCTCGCCTTCCGTCATCCAGTATTGGCAAACATCAGCACCTGCGCAACCTGTTACTGGAGGGCAACAATCTCCGCACATTGCCCTTAGAGCTAG GTTTTGTGAGTACTTTGAATGGCCTCAACATTACAAACAACCCACTGGAGTTCCCTCCCCTTGAGGTCCTTGAAAAGGGGACAGTTGAAGTGCTGAGGTTCTTGACTGAAATGTTAGAGGCCAAGTCTGCAAAGTTTACAAATGGAG ATTCAATACTCTTGAGCAAAGAGGACAGTTCCAGTGATGATGAGTGGGACGGGTCACTTGGAGAGATTGCACGCATGCGACAGCGTGCACGCTCAAAACACCATCACAAATCAGCAGGGTCCAACCCCGACATAGGCGGCCTGGTCCCTCACTCAGCAGAGCTGCACAGACCAGTCAGTTACACAGAGATGAAACAACAGCATTTAGAGAAGTTGAAGAAAGTCGGAGCTTCAGGCAAGTTGGAAAG GAGAAAGTCTGGTTCAAGCGTGATGTCATGGAAGGTGAACCAGTACCCTGAACCACCTGTTCCAGAGTACGTAGATCTGCGCATGGCTGAAGAGAGGAAGGCTGCTAAGATACGTGAACTCAAAGAAAAACAGGACGCCATCCTACAAAGGAGAAA AGATGAACAGATGTTGAAAGACTGGAGAGAAGAAACAAAGAagctaaaacaaaaaaaatactttGAGAGTCTGCAAAAAGGAACCAAAG ATTTTATGGACCCTGCAACACAGGCTCCTTATGGCTTTGACAAGGAGCAACTCAAGATGATGTCCAACGAGGAGAGAATCAAG CAGGATGTGAAGACAGCTCATGAACGTATCCGACGTGCAATATCCCCTGCCACCAGGCAAAGGGTGGAGGAGGAGAA AGCGGCAAGGATACGTGAGCTGGAGAAACGAATCAAGGATCACACATCCAACATGGTGGACCGGAGGAAACGACCCAAGGGTACCCCTCAGGAAGAGATGGAGGCAGCAAAGAGGGAATTAGCTGTG GTAAAGGCCCTACAGAAAGATTTGATGAACCGGTACCAGGAGCTGAAGCTGTGGACATCAG CTGATGCTGTGAGTCATGATAAAGGTGAGTGTTCCTTGTTGGGATTGGTGGATGGAGGTCTTACACACATAATTTTATATTGGATTTTTATAATGTAA
- the LOC137265555 gene encoding leucine-rich repeat-containing protein 27-like isoform X4 gives MTNLQKSAESDQMSESGAESPCSELQQLDIDLESRDDSPSVRALAKTRQQEEEVLQIIRQVEALGANTLDLSNKGLLHLPEEVLELKGLEYLYLEGNELAYLPEDFFSCLTNLKWLDLRRNYLSRLPSSSIGKHQHLRNLLLEGNNLRTLPLELGFVSTLNGLNITNNPLEFPPLEVLEKGTVEVLRFLTEMLEAKSAKFTNGDSILLSKEDSSSDDEWDGSLGEIARMRQRARSKHHHKSAGSNPDIGGLVPHSAELHRPVSYTEMKQQHLEKLKKVGASGKLESAAIRNHLHRKRSSKSLLVSPKRIQGHAQGDRRKSGSSVMSWKVNQYPEPPVPEYVDLRMAEERKAAKIRELKEKQDAILQRRKDEQMLKDWREETKKLKQKKYFESLQKGTKDFMDPATQAPYGFDKEQLKMMSNEERIKQDVKTAHERIRRAISPATRQRVEEEKAARIRELEKRIKDHTSNMVDRRKRPKGTPQEEMEAAKRELAVVKALQKDLMNRYQELKLWTSDDNHLRIRITLPPIQQELAKLRTPSGQSRGVASILRGDAFDF, from the exons ATGACTAATTTGCAGAAGAGCGCCGAATCAGACCAAATGTCTGAATCGGGTGCTGAATCACCGTGTAGTGAACTTCAACAACTTGACATAGATCTGGAGTCGAGGGATGATTCTCCGAGTGTTCGAGCACTTGCCAAAACGCGACAACAAGAGGAGGAAGTGCTACAGATTATAAGACAAGTAGAAGCTCTCGGTGCTAACACTTTAGATCTGAGCAACAAGGGACTTTTGCATCTACCTGAGGAAGTATTAGAACTGAAAGGCCTGGAG TACCTGTACCTAGAAGGTAACGAATTAGCCTATCTCCCTGAAGACTTCTTCAGTTGCCTGACAAACCTGAAATGGCTGGACCTCAGACGGAACTATCTCTCTCGCCTTCCGTCATCCAGTATTGGCAAACATCAGCACCTGCGCAACCTGTTACTGGAGGGCAACAATCTCCGCACATTGCCCTTAGAGCTAG GTTTTGTGAGTACTTTGAATGGCCTCAACATTACAAACAACCCACTGGAGTTCCCTCCCCTTGAGGTCCTTGAAAAGGGGACAGTTGAAGTGCTGAGGTTCTTGACTGAAATGTTAGAGGCCAAGTCTGCAAAGTTTACAAATGGAG ATTCAATACTCTTGAGCAAAGAGGACAGTTCCAGTGATGATGAGTGGGACGGGTCACTTGGAGAGATTGCACGCATGCGACAGCGTGCACGCTCAAAACACCATCACAAATCAGCAGGGTCCAACCCCGACATAGGCGGCCTGGTCCCTCACTCAGCAGAGCTGCACAGACCAGTCAGTTACACAGAGATGAAACAACAGCATTTAGAGAAGTTGAAGAAAGTCGGAGCTTCAGGCAAGTTGGAAAG TGCTGCAATAAGGAATCACCTTCACCGCAAGAGGAGCTCCAAGAGCTTACTGGTGTCACCAAAGAGGATTCAAGGTCATGCACAGGGGGACAG GAGAAAGTCTGGTTCAAGCGTGATGTCATGGAAGGTGAACCAGTACCCTGAACCACCTGTTCCAGAGTACGTAGATCTGCGCATGGCTGAAGAGAGGAAGGCTGCTAAGATACGTGAACTCAAAGAAAAACAGGACGCCATCCTACAAAGGAGAAA AGATGAACAGATGTTGAAAGACTGGAGAGAAGAAACAAAGAagctaaaacaaaaaaaatactttGAGAGTCTGCAAAAAGGAACCAAAG ATTTTATGGACCCTGCAACACAGGCTCCTTATGGCTTTGACAAGGAGCAACTCAAGATGATGTCCAACGAGGAGAGAATCAAG CAGGATGTGAAGACAGCTCATGAACGTATCCGACGTGCAATATCCCCTGCCACCAGGCAAAGGGTGGAGGAGGAGAA AGCGGCAAGGATACGTGAGCTGGAGAAACGAATCAAGGATCACACATCCAACATGGTGGACCGGAGGAAACGACCCAAGGGTACCCCTCAGGAAGAGATGGAGGCAGCAAAGAGGGAATTAGCTGTG GTAAAGGCCCTACAGAAAGATTTGATGAACCGGTACCAGGAGCTGAAGCTGTGGACATCAG ATGATAACCATCTGCGGATACGTATAACCCTCCCACCTATCCAGCAGG
- the LOC137265555 gene encoding leucine-rich repeat-containing protein 27-like isoform X3, producing MTNLQKSAESDQMSESGAESPCSELQQLDIDLESRDDSPSVRALAKTRQQEEEVLQIIRQVEALGANTLDLSNKGLLHLPEEVLELKGLEYLYLEGNELAYLPEDFFSCLTNLKWLDLRRNYLSRLPSSSIGKHQHLRNLLLEGNNLRTLPLELGFVSTLNGLNITNNPLEFPPLEVLEKGTVEVLRFLTEMLEAKSAKFTNGDSILLSKEDSSSDDEWDGSLGEIARMRQRARSKHHHKSAGSNPDIGGLVPHSAELHRPVSYTEMKQQHLEKLKKVGASGKLERRKSGSSVMSWKVNQYPEPPVPEYVDLRMAEERKAAKIRELKEKQDAILQRRKDEQMLKDWREETKKLKQKKYFESLQKGTKDFMDPATQAPYGFDKEQLKMMSNEERIKQDVKTAHERIRRAISPATRQRVEEEKAARIRELEKRIKDHTSNMVDRRKRPKGTPQEEMEAAKRELAVVKALQKDLMNRYQELKLWTSG from the exons ATGACTAATTTGCAGAAGAGCGCCGAATCAGACCAAATGTCTGAATCGGGTGCTGAATCACCGTGTAGTGAACTTCAACAACTTGACATAGATCTGGAGTCGAGGGATGATTCTCCGAGTGTTCGAGCACTTGCCAAAACGCGACAACAAGAGGAGGAAGTGCTACAGATTATAAGACAAGTAGAAGCTCTCGGTGCTAACACTTTAGATCTGAGCAACAAGGGACTTTTGCATCTACCTGAGGAAGTATTAGAACTGAAAGGCCTGGAG TACCTGTACCTAGAAGGTAACGAATTAGCCTATCTCCCTGAAGACTTCTTCAGTTGCCTGACAAACCTGAAATGGCTGGACCTCAGACGGAACTATCTCTCTCGCCTTCCGTCATCCAGTATTGGCAAACATCAGCACCTGCGCAACCTGTTACTGGAGGGCAACAATCTCCGCACATTGCCCTTAGAGCTAG GTTTTGTGAGTACTTTGAATGGCCTCAACATTACAAACAACCCACTGGAGTTCCCTCCCCTTGAGGTCCTTGAAAAGGGGACAGTTGAAGTGCTGAGGTTCTTGACTGAAATGTTAGAGGCCAAGTCTGCAAAGTTTACAAATGGAG ATTCAATACTCTTGAGCAAAGAGGACAGTTCCAGTGATGATGAGTGGGACGGGTCACTTGGAGAGATTGCACGCATGCGACAGCGTGCACGCTCAAAACACCATCACAAATCAGCAGGGTCCAACCCCGACATAGGCGGCCTGGTCCCTCACTCAGCAGAGCTGCACAGACCAGTCAGTTACACAGAGATGAAACAACAGCATTTAGAGAAGTTGAAGAAAGTCGGAGCTTCAGGCAAGTTGGAAAG GAGAAAGTCTGGTTCAAGCGTGATGTCATGGAAGGTGAACCAGTACCCTGAACCACCTGTTCCAGAGTACGTAGATCTGCGCATGGCTGAAGAGAGGAAGGCTGCTAAGATACGTGAACTCAAAGAAAAACAGGACGCCATCCTACAAAGGAGAAA AGATGAACAGATGTTGAAAGACTGGAGAGAAGAAACAAAGAagctaaaacaaaaaaaatactttGAGAGTCTGCAAAAAGGAACCAAAG ATTTTATGGACCCTGCAACACAGGCTCCTTATGGCTTTGACAAGGAGCAACTCAAGATGATGTCCAACGAGGAGAGAATCAAG CAGGATGTGAAGACAGCTCATGAACGTATCCGACGTGCAATATCCCCTGCCACCAGGCAAAGGGTGGAGGAGGAGAA AGCGGCAAGGATACGTGAGCTGGAGAAACGAATCAAGGATCACACATCCAACATGGTGGACCGGAGGAAACGACCCAAGGGTACCCCTCAGGAAGAGATGGAGGCAGCAAAGAGGGAATTAGCTGTG GTAAAGGCCCTACAGAAAGATTTGATGAACCGGTACCAGGAGCTGAAGCTGTGGACATCAG
- the LOC137265555 gene encoding leucine-rich repeat-containing protein 27-like isoform X2 has translation MTNLQKSAESDQMSESGAESPCSELQQLDIDLESRDDSPSVRALAKTRQQEEEVLQIIRQVEALGANTLDLSNKGLLHLPEEVLELKGLEYLYLEGNELAYLPEDFFSCLTNLKWLDLRRNYLSRLPSSSIGKHQHLRNLLLEGNNLRTLPLELGFVSTLNGLNITNNPLEFPPLEVLEKGTVEVLRFLTEMLEAKSAKFTNGDSILLSKEDSSSDDEWDGSLGEIARMRQRARSKHHHKSAGSNPDIGGLVPHSAELHRPVSYTEMKQQHLEKLKKVGASGKLERRKSGSSVMSWKVNQYPEPPVPEYVDLRMAEERKAAKIRELKEKQDAILQRRKDEQMLKDWREETKKLKQKKYFESLQKGTKDFMDPATQAPYGFDKEQLKMMSNEERIKQDVKTAHERIRRAISPATRQRVEEEKAARIRELEKRIKDHTSNMVDRRKRPKGTPQEEMEAAKRELAVADELHQELLARREELEYRFRAFTADIASGFSNNTRIKH, from the exons ATGACTAATTTGCAGAAGAGCGCCGAATCAGACCAAATGTCTGAATCGGGTGCTGAATCACCGTGTAGTGAACTTCAACAACTTGACATAGATCTGGAGTCGAGGGATGATTCTCCGAGTGTTCGAGCACTTGCCAAAACGCGACAACAAGAGGAGGAAGTGCTACAGATTATAAGACAAGTAGAAGCTCTCGGTGCTAACACTTTAGATCTGAGCAACAAGGGACTTTTGCATCTACCTGAGGAAGTATTAGAACTGAAAGGCCTGGAG TACCTGTACCTAGAAGGTAACGAATTAGCCTATCTCCCTGAAGACTTCTTCAGTTGCCTGACAAACCTGAAATGGCTGGACCTCAGACGGAACTATCTCTCTCGCCTTCCGTCATCCAGTATTGGCAAACATCAGCACCTGCGCAACCTGTTACTGGAGGGCAACAATCTCCGCACATTGCCCTTAGAGCTAG GTTTTGTGAGTACTTTGAATGGCCTCAACATTACAAACAACCCACTGGAGTTCCCTCCCCTTGAGGTCCTTGAAAAGGGGACAGTTGAAGTGCTGAGGTTCTTGACTGAAATGTTAGAGGCCAAGTCTGCAAAGTTTACAAATGGAG ATTCAATACTCTTGAGCAAAGAGGACAGTTCCAGTGATGATGAGTGGGACGGGTCACTTGGAGAGATTGCACGCATGCGACAGCGTGCACGCTCAAAACACCATCACAAATCAGCAGGGTCCAACCCCGACATAGGCGGCCTGGTCCCTCACTCAGCAGAGCTGCACAGACCAGTCAGTTACACAGAGATGAAACAACAGCATTTAGAGAAGTTGAAGAAAGTCGGAGCTTCAGGCAAGTTGGAAAG GAGAAAGTCTGGTTCAAGCGTGATGTCATGGAAGGTGAACCAGTACCCTGAACCACCTGTTCCAGAGTACGTAGATCTGCGCATGGCTGAAGAGAGGAAGGCTGCTAAGATACGTGAACTCAAAGAAAAACAGGACGCCATCCTACAAAGGAGAAA AGATGAACAGATGTTGAAAGACTGGAGAGAAGAAACAAAGAagctaaaacaaaaaaaatactttGAGAGTCTGCAAAAAGGAACCAAAG ATTTTATGGACCCTGCAACACAGGCTCCTTATGGCTTTGACAAGGAGCAACTCAAGATGATGTCCAACGAGGAGAGAATCAAG CAGGATGTGAAGACAGCTCATGAACGTATCCGACGTGCAATATCCCCTGCCACCAGGCAAAGGGTGGAGGAGGAGAA AGCGGCAAGGATACGTGAGCTGGAGAAACGAATCAAGGATCACACATCCAACATGGTGGACCGGAGGAAACGACCCAAGGGTACCCCTCAGGAAGAGATGGAGGCAGCAAAGAGGGAATTAGCTGTG